Proteins from one Ahaetulla prasina isolate Xishuangbanna chromosome 2, ASM2864084v1, whole genome shotgun sequence genomic window:
- the LOC131193528 gene encoding zinc finger protein 268-like — MRHLKTHPGENPFECPDCGEIFSYNSTLVIYQKTHMGETPFACPDCGKSSSQNSHLVVHQRAHTGEKPYECPKCGESFRWYSHLVSHQKTHTGEKRYECPECGKFFSHNSSLMTHQRTHTGEKPYECSECGKCFSKNSNLVTHQTTHTGDKPYVCPECGKSFSHNSRLLTHQRTHTGEKPYECPECGKSFSYKWTLVTHQRTHTGDKPYECPECGKSFSQNSSLVTHQRIHSQDMLYECPECKKRFSNNTSLVTHQTTHKGEKQYECPECGKSFRWNSQLVSHQKTHMGEKPYECSECGKRFSNNASLVTHQRTHTGEKPYECPECGKCFSRNSNLVTHQRTHTGEKPYECPECGKSFSHKCSLVTHQRTHTGDKPYECPDCCKSFSQNSHLVTHQRTHCQDKLYECPECKKRFSNNASLLTHQRTHSGEKPYVCPECGKSFSHISSLVRHQRIHTGEKPYECPECGKSFSHISSLIRHQSTHTGDKPYECQKCGKGFNQNSSLVTHQMTHTGEKPYECPDCGKSFSQNSNLMKHQRTHTGEKLYECPECGKCFNKNSNLVTHQRTHTGEKPYV; from the exons ATGAGACACCTGAAGACTCACCCCGGGGAGAacccctttgaatgtcctgattgtggggaaATTTTCAGTTACAATTCCACCCTGGTAATATACCAGAAGACTCACATGGGAGAGACACCCTTTgcatgtcctgactgtgggaaaagttccagtcagaattcccacctggtagTACACCAGAgggctcacacaggagagaaaccatatgagtgcccaaagtgtggggAAAGTTTCAGATGGTATTCCCACTTGGTGTCACATCagaagactcacacaggagagaaacggtATGAGTGTCCAGAGTGTGGGAAATTCTTCAGTCATAATTCCAGCTtaatgacacaccagaggactcacacaggagaaaaaccttatgAATGTTCagagtgtgggaaatgtttcagtaaaaattccaacctggtgacacaccagacgACTCACACGGGAGACAAACCGTATGTGTGtccagagtgtgggaaaagtttcagtcataattccagactcctgacacaccagaggactcacacaggagagaaaccatatgagtgtccagaatgtgggaaaagtttcagttatAAGTGGaccctggtgacacaccagaggactcacacaggggacaaaccgtatgaatgtccagaatgtgggaaaagtttcagtcagaattccagcctcgtgacacaccagaggattcatTCCCAGGACATGTTGTATGAATGTCCAGAGTGTAAGAAAAGGTTCAGTAATAATACCAGCCTGGTAACACACCAAACAACTCACAAAGGAGAGAAACAGTATGAGTGtcctgagtgtgggaaaagtttcagatgGAATTCCCAGTTGGTATCACATCAGAAGACTCACATGGGAGAGAAACCCTATGAGTGTTCAGAGTGTGGGAAAAGGTTCAGTAATAATGCcagcctggtgacacaccagaggactcacacaggagaaaaaccatatgaatgtccagagtgtgggaaatgtttcagtaggaattccaacctggtgacacatcagaggactcacacgggagagaaaccgtatgagtgtccagagtgtggaaaaagtttcagtcATAAGTGCAGCCTGGTGacgcatcagaggactcacacaggggacaaaccgtatgaatgtccagattgttgcaaaagtttcagtcagaattcccacctggtgacacATCAGAGGACTCATTGCCAGGACAAATTGTATGAATGTCCAGAGTGTAAGAAAAGATTCAGTAATAATGCCAGCCTCTTgacacatcagaggactcactcaggagagaaaccgtatgtgtgtccagagtgtgggaaaagtttcagtcatattTCCAGTCTGGTaagacaccagaggattcacacaggagaaaaaccgtatgaatgtcctgagtgtgggaaaagtttcagtcatattTCCAGTCTGATAAGACACCAGAGCACTCACACAGGGgacaaaccatatgagtgtcaga aatgtgggaaaggtttcaatCAGAATTCCAGCCTCGTGACACATCAgatgactcacacaggagaaaaaccatatgagtgtccagattgtgggaaaagtttcagtcagaattccaatctTATGAAacaccaaaggactcacacaggagaaaaactatatgaatgtccagaatgtgggaaatgtttcaataagaattccaacctggtgacacaccagaggactcatacaggagagaaaccgtatgtg